A genomic stretch from Mycobacterium malmoense includes:
- a CDS encoding phosphatidylinositol mannoside acyltransferase: MIVGRLAVTHTATDWAYAAGWMAMRALPEFAARSAFDAGARYAARRGGPDQLRKNLARVIGARPADVPDALMRASLASYGRYWRETFRLPTMDLPALARRLDDSMLGQDHLDAALAAGRGAVLALPHSGNWDMAGVWLAHAHGTFTTVAERLKPESLYRRFIRYRESLGFEVLPLSGGQRPPFEVLCDRLRDNRVVCLMAERDLTRTGVEVEFFGEPTRMPAGPAKLAIATGAALLPVHCWFEENGWKQSIHPALDCTGGDVCDVQAITQALADQFAKNIAAHPEDWHMLQPQWLADLSTDRRAKRARLGEV, encoded by the coding sequence GTGATCGTGGGTCGCCTGGCGGTGACCCATACCGCCACCGACTGGGCGTACGCGGCCGGCTGGATGGCCATGCGGGCACTGCCGGAGTTCGCCGCGCGCAGCGCATTCGACGCCGGAGCGCGGTATGCGGCCCGCCGCGGCGGGCCCGACCAGTTGCGTAAGAACCTGGCCCGCGTCATCGGCGCGCGCCCGGCCGACGTGCCGGACGCGCTGATGCGCGCCTCGCTGGCCTCCTATGGCCGCTACTGGCGGGAGACCTTCCGCCTGCCGACGATGGACCTGCCCGCGCTGGCGCGCCGGCTCGACGACTCGATGCTGGGGCAAGACCATCTGGATGCGGCGCTGGCCGCCGGCCGCGGCGCGGTGCTCGCGCTGCCGCACAGCGGCAACTGGGACATGGCCGGGGTATGGCTGGCGCACGCCCACGGCACCTTCACCACCGTCGCCGAGCGCCTCAAACCCGAGTCGCTGTACCGGCGTTTCATCCGTTACCGGGAAAGCCTCGGCTTCGAAGTGCTGCCGCTGTCCGGCGGCCAACGACCACCCTTCGAGGTGTTGTGCGACCGGCTGCGGGACAACCGGGTGGTGTGCCTGATGGCCGAGCGCGACCTGACCCGCACCGGTGTCGAGGTCGAGTTCTTCGGCGAACCCACCCGGATGCCGGCCGGGCCGGCGAAACTGGCGATCGCGACCGGGGCGGCCTTGCTGCCGGTGCACTGCTGGTTCGAGGAGAACGGCTGGAAACAATCGATACACCCGGCGCTGGACTGCACCGGCGGCGACGTCTGTGATGTTCAAGCCATCACCCAGGCGCTGGCCGATCAGTTCGCCAAGAACATCGCCGCCCACCCCGAGGACTGGCATATGCTGCAGCCGCAGTGGCTGGCCGACCTGTCCACTGACAGGCGGGCCAAACGGGCCCGGCTGGGGGAAGTTTGA
- a CDS encoding glycosyltransferase family 4 protein produces MRIGMVCPYSFDVPGGVQSHVLQLAEVMRARGHQVSVLAPVSPRASLPDYVVSAGRAVPIPYNGSVARLRFGPATHRKVRRWLIQGDFDVLHLHEPNAPSLSMLALNIAEGPIVATFHTSTTKSLTLTVFQGILRPMHEKIVGRIAVSDLARRWQMEALGTDAVEIPNGVDVASFASAPRLDGYPRPGKTVLFLGRYDEPRKGVSVLLDALPRVIERFGDVQLLIVGRGDEDQLRGQATGLVKHLRFLGQVDDAGKASAMRSADVYCAPNTGGESFGIVLVEAMAAGTPVVASDLDAFRRVLRDGECGRLVPVDPPDLQAAALADALIEVLENDVLRERYVAAGSKAVQRYDWSVVASQIMRVYETVAGPGAKVQVAS; encoded by the coding sequence ATGCGGATCGGGATGGTGTGCCCGTACTCGTTCGACGTGCCGGGCGGGGTGCAGTCCCATGTCTTGCAACTGGCCGAGGTGATGCGCGCCCGCGGCCACCAGGTGAGCGTGCTGGCGCCGGTGTCGCCGCGCGCCTCGCTGCCCGACTACGTCGTCTCCGCCGGCAGGGCCGTCCCCATTCCCTACAACGGGTCGGTGGCCCGGCTGCGGTTCGGTCCGGCCACCCACCGCAAGGTCAGGAGGTGGCTCATACAGGGTGACTTTGATGTGCTGCACCTGCATGAGCCCAACGCGCCCAGCCTGTCGATGCTGGCCCTGAACATCGCTGAGGGGCCGATCGTGGCGACGTTTCACACGTCGACCACCAAATCGCTGACCCTGACGGTCTTCCAGGGCATCCTGCGGCCGATGCACGAGAAGATCGTCGGCCGCATCGCGGTGTCCGACCTGGCCCGGCGCTGGCAGATGGAGGCGCTGGGCACCGACGCGGTGGAGATCCCCAACGGCGTCGACGTCGCCTCGTTCGCCTCGGCACCGCGGCTGGACGGATACCCGCGGCCGGGCAAAACGGTGTTGTTCCTCGGCCGCTACGACGAGCCCCGCAAGGGCGTGTCGGTGCTGCTCGACGCGCTGCCACGGGTGATCGAGCGCTTCGGCGACGTGCAGCTGCTGATCGTCGGACGCGGCGACGAGGACCAATTGCGCGGCCAGGCAACCGGATTGGTGAAACACCTCCGCTTTCTCGGCCAGGTCGACGACGCCGGCAAAGCGTCGGCGATGCGCAGCGCCGACGTCTACTGCGCGCCCAACACCGGAGGGGAGAGTTTCGGCATTGTCCTGGTCGAGGCGATGGCCGCCGGCACCCCGGTGGTGGCCAGCGACCTGGACGCCTTCCGGCGCGTGCTGCGCGACGGTGAGTGCGGGCGGCTGGTACCGGTTGACCCCCCAGATTTGCAGGCCGCCGCGCTGGCCGACGCGCTCATCGAGGTGCTGGAGAACGACGTGCTGCGCGAACGTTACGTGGCGGCCGGTTCGAAGGCGGTTCAGCGGTACGACTGGTCGGTGGTGGCCAGCCAGATCATGCGGGTGTACGAGACCGTCGCCGGCCCGGGTGCCAAGGTCCAGGTGGCCAGCTGA
- a CDS encoding NUDIX hydrolase codes for MTWLIVAVLVLVALVSLAGAWAYRTANRLDRLHVRYDLSWQALDGALARRAVVARAVAIDAYGGASKAAEGRRLVALADAAEGAPQHAREACENELSAALAMVDPASLPAGLIAELADAEARVLLARRFHNDAVRDTLALAERHLVRAFRLGGTASLPSYFEIVEPPQTLAQGGSSAPGVLRHRTSARVVLLDEAGAVLLLCGSDPANPAFGDGAAPRWWFTVGGEVRDGERLAEAAARELAEETGLRVAPADLVGPIWRRDEVFEFNGSLIDSEEFFFVHRTHRFEPSTAGRTELERRYLHGHRWCDAADIAHLVAGGQTVYPLQLSELLTDAHTLAGGRAPRQLQSIR; via the coding sequence ATGACGTGGCTGATCGTCGCTGTCTTGGTATTGGTGGCGCTGGTCAGCTTGGCCGGCGCCTGGGCGTATCGGACGGCCAACCGGCTGGACCGGCTGCATGTCCGCTACGACCTGTCGTGGCAGGCGCTGGACGGTGCGCTGGCGCGGCGCGCCGTCGTGGCGCGCGCTGTCGCGATCGACGCCTATGGCGGCGCGTCGAAAGCCGCCGAGGGGAGGCGGCTCGTGGCGCTCGCCGACGCCGCGGAGGGCGCACCCCAGCACGCGCGTGAGGCGTGCGAAAACGAGCTTTCGGCCGCGCTGGCGATGGTTGATCCGGCGTCACTGCCGGCCGGTCTGATCGCCGAGTTGGCCGACGCCGAGGCCCGCGTACTGCTGGCCCGCCGATTCCACAACGACGCAGTTCGCGACACCCTCGCGCTGGCCGAGCGGCACCTGGTGCGCGCGTTTCGGCTCGGCGGAACCGCTTCGCTGCCAAGCTATTTCGAAATCGTCGAGCCGCCGCAGACGTTGGCGCAAGGCGGCTCGAGCGCGCCAGGCGTGCTCAGGCACCGCACGTCGGCGCGGGTGGTGCTGCTCGACGAGGCCGGCGCCGTGCTGCTGCTGTGCGGGTCGGACCCGGCAAATCCCGCCTTTGGAGACGGGGCCGCGCCGAGGTGGTGGTTCACCGTCGGCGGGGAGGTGCGGGACGGCGAGCGGCTGGCCGAGGCCGCCGCACGGGAATTGGCCGAAGAGACCGGTCTGCGGGTCGCGCCGGCCGACTTGGTCGGGCCCATCTGGCGCCGCGACGAGGTCTTCGAGTTCAACGGCTCACTGATCGACAGCGAGGAGTTCTTCTTCGTTCACCGCACGCACCGGTTCGAGCCGTCAACGGCCGGGCGGACCGAGCTGGAACGCCGCTACCTCCACGGTCACCGCTGGTGCGACGCCGCCGACATCGCCCACCTGGTGGCCGGCGGCCAGACCGTGTACCCGCTTCAGCTGTCCGAACTGCTTACCGACGCCCACACGCTGGCCGGCGGGCGGGCGCCGCGCCAGCTGCAGTCCATCCGCTGA
- a CDS encoding LLM class flavin-dependent oxidoreductase → MQVSAQFATSLESPRHIAIAEELGYDRAWLHDTPQQGPDVWMMLALAAQRTERIGLGPGVLVPSLRHPMVNASGAATLSAMAPGRVAVAFGTGFAGARAMGAKPVSWEHLADYVRGFRRLLNGETVEWRGQRMRMLHPDGHAPRRPIDVPVLISALGPKGLAAALDLADGLFTVNGETGFANQFSWAALGVHGTVLAAGERLDSPRVQAAAGPGNALAYHAAYEFGGDVTALPAGRVWLDAVNQIDPEERHFAIHDRHLVALNDIDRAAWEAGGWKAIPTTTLTGTAAELHERLRAFAADGITEVIYQPTGPDIPGELARFIEAAKPA, encoded by the coding sequence ATGCAGGTTTCGGCTCAATTCGCCACCTCGCTGGAGTCGCCCAGGCACATCGCGATCGCCGAGGAACTCGGCTATGACCGGGCATGGCTGCACGACACGCCGCAACAGGGTCCGGACGTCTGGATGATGCTGGCTTTGGCCGCGCAACGCACCGAGCGGATCGGACTCGGCCCGGGCGTGCTGGTCCCTTCGTTGCGTCACCCGATGGTGAACGCCTCCGGCGCGGCGACCCTGTCCGCGATGGCGCCGGGCCGGGTCGCCGTCGCCTTCGGCACCGGCTTCGCCGGCGCCCGCGCGATGGGCGCCAAGCCGGTCAGCTGGGAACACCTCGCGGACTACGTCCGCGGCTTCCGAAGGCTGCTGAACGGCGAGACCGTCGAGTGGCGCGGACAGCGCATGCGGATGCTACACCCGGACGGCCACGCCCCGCGCCGGCCGATCGACGTGCCGGTGCTGATCTCGGCGCTGGGCCCCAAAGGCCTTGCCGCCGCACTGGATTTGGCGGACGGGTTGTTCACCGTGAACGGCGAGACGGGTTTCGCCAACCAGTTCAGCTGGGCCGCGCTGGGCGTACACGGCACCGTGCTCGCCGCCGGCGAGCGGCTCGATTCGCCCAGAGTCCAGGCCGCGGCGGGACCCGGCAACGCCCTGGCCTACCACGCCGCATATGAATTCGGGGGCGACGTCACAGCGCTGCCGGCCGGGCGGGTCTGGCTGGACGCCGTCAACCAAATCGACCCGGAAGAACGGCATTTCGCGATTCACGACCGTCATCTCGTCGCTCTCAACGACATCGACCGAGCGGCGTGGGAGGCCGGCGGCTGGAAAGCAATCCCGACCACCACGCTGACGGGCACCGCGGCCGAACTGCACGAGCGCCTGCGGGCGTTCGCCGCCGACGGCATCACCGAGGTGATCTACCAACCCACCGGACCCGACATCCCCGGCGAACTGGCGCGATTCATCGAGGCAGCCAAACCCGCCTAA